Proteins encoded in a region of the Bradyrhizobium sp. CB3481 genome:
- a CDS encoding cupin domain-containing protein encodes MNRTATMLSLVAAFAAGCSITHLLRPALAAENITAQVIHTGELEGDALGMPSGTGMRSRMFVSADGMTISIQDGNVGKHMHPNTNEIQYILDGTGTIWLGDKEVRVKPGDLVVIPKGTAHGGTKPDGRTLKAIAIKTPPQAPDDTKMLN; translated from the coding sequence ATGAATCGCACAGCTACCATGCTTTCGCTGGTCGCCGCCTTTGCCGCCGGTTGCAGCATCACCCACCTGCTGCGCCCAGCCCTTGCCGCCGAGAACATCACCGCGCAGGTCATCCATACCGGCGAACTCGAAGGCGACGCGCTCGGCATGCCCTCGGGCACCGGGATGCGCTCAAGGATGTTCGTGTCCGCCGACGGCATGACCATCTCGATTCAGGACGGCAATGTCGGCAAGCACATGCACCCCAACACCAACGAGATCCAGTACATCCTCGATGGCACCGGCACGATCTGGCTCGGCGACAAGGAAGTGCGGGTCAAGCCCGGCGACCTCGTCGTGATCCCGAAGGGCACCGCGCATGGCGGCACCAAGCCGGACGGCCGGACGCTGAAGGCGATCGCCATCAAGACGCCGCCGCAGGCGCCTGATGATACGAAGATGCTGAATTGA
- a CDS encoding ABC transporter substrate-binding protein, whose protein sequence is MKKLFGRLAASLLALALTTGFAAAQSKVTIAVGGGSCLCYLPTVLAKQLGEYDKAGVTVELVDLKGGSDALKAVLGGSADVVSGYFDHCVNLAAKKQELQSFVIYDRYPGLVLVVSPSKTSEIKSVKDLAGKKVGVSAPGSSTDFFLKYLLKKNGLDPTSAAVIGVGLGATAVAAMQQGQIDAAVMLDPAVTVLQGGHPDLKILADTRSQKDTLALFGGEYPGGALYTTTAWIKSHEKEVQALTNAIVNTLAWIHSHSPEDIMAKMPDEIVGKNKEQYLAALKNTIPMYSETGKMDPKGAEAVLAVFSEGSPEVAKANIDMTKTWTNKYVEQAPKTAGTGSK, encoded by the coding sequence ATGAAGAAACTGTTCGGCCGCCTGGCGGCATCTCTGCTGGCGCTGGCGTTGACCACGGGATTCGCCGCGGCGCAAAGCAAGGTCACCATCGCGGTCGGGGGCGGGTCCTGTCTGTGTTATCTGCCGACGGTGCTCGCCAAACAGCTTGGCGAATATGACAAGGCGGGCGTGACCGTCGAACTGGTCGACCTCAAGGGCGGCTCGGACGCGCTCAAGGCCGTGCTCGGCGGCAGCGCCGACGTTGTCTCCGGCTATTTCGATCACTGCGTCAACCTGGCCGCCAAGAAGCAGGAACTGCAGTCCTTCGTGATCTATGACCGTTATCCCGGCCTTGTGCTGGTGGTCTCGCCCTCGAAGACATCAGAGATCAAGTCGGTCAAGGACCTCGCCGGGAAGAAGGTCGGCGTCAGCGCGCCCGGCTCCTCGACCGACTTCTTCCTGAAATACCTGCTCAAGAAAAACGGCCTCGATCCGACCAGCGCCGCGGTGATCGGCGTCGGCCTTGGCGCGACCGCTGTCGCGGCGATGCAGCAGGGGCAGATCGATGCCGCCGTGATGCTCGATCCGGCCGTCACGGTGTTGCAGGGCGGCCATCCGGATCTGAAGATCCTGGCCGACACCCGAAGCCAGAAGGACACGCTGGCCCTGTTCGGCGGCGAATATCCGGGCGGCGCGCTCTATACCACCACGGCCTGGATCAAGTCGCACGAGAAGGAAGTGCAGGCGCTGACCAACGCGATCGTCAATACGCTCGCCTGGATCCATTCGCACTCGCCGGAAGACATCATGGCGAAGATGCCCGATGAAATCGTCGGTAAGAACAAGGAGCAATATCTCGCCGCGCTGAAGAACACGATCCCGATGTATTCGGAGACCGGCAAGATGGACCCCAAGGGCGCGGAAGCCGTGCTCGCCGTGTTCAGCGAGGGCTCGCCCGAGGTCGCCAAGGCCAATATCGACATGACCAAGACCTGGACCAACAAATATGTCGAGCAGGCTCCGAAGACCGCCGGCACTGGTTCGAAGTGA